CACACGGGCGCAGCGCTTTATCACCATGTCTTCAAACGGGACGGAACCCTGCAACGCATGTGGTTCGCAAGGAGCTAGGCCATGAAAACCAGAATCCACGCCATCGCCGGATTTGTCGCATTCATCATGATCGCACTCTTCTGGACATCCACCGTCCTTGTCGAAATCCTCGGCACTTATGAAGCGGTGGCCACGGTCAAATCGCTGATCCTTCTGGGTATGATCGTGCTCATCCCGGCCATGGCGATTGTCGGCGCAACGGGCATGTCGCTCGGCGCAGGCCGCCGCGACCGACTGACAAAGGCCAAGAAAACGCGCATGCCGCTGATTGCCGGTAACGGCATTCTCATTCTGGTGCCGGCGGCGTTCTTCCTGGCCGCTAGGGCCAATGCGGGTGTGTTCGATACCTGGTTCTATGCGGTTCAGGCGCTGGAACTTGTTGCCGGTACGGCGAATATCACAATGATGGGACTGAATATCCGTGACGGTCTGATGATGACCCGGCGTATACGCCGGGCCGCCTGACCGTCAGCTCAGCGTCGAGTAGCTCTCGGGCCACGGGTCGCACCAGGCGTCGAGCTCCATCATCTTGTCGGACCAGCGGCGGATTTCGGCGAAATCGTCCAGCGGAAGCTCGGCCTGGTCCGCCAATGGCATAAAGGTCGCGACACCAAAATCGGCAATTGTCAGCCCGTCCCCGGCAATTTGGTCCCGGTCCTTCAGGTGATTGTCGAGAACGGCGGCGAACTGCAGAAAATAGCCGGTCGCTTCCTCGATCTCGGCCATGTCCGGTTCGCCAATGCCAAAGAAAAACTCTATGCCGAGACGCTGATCTCTTACGCCAGCTGCCGCCAGGCGGACAGCGACAGGTGCGAGGCAATGGGGCCGGAAGCGGCTATTGATCTTATCAACCGGTATATCTCGCGGGAGCATCTGGACGATATCGATGCCAATTGTCCGCTGATGGCCCTGCCAACCGATATTGCCCATGCCGGACCCGCCGCGCGGGATGCCTATCGGCAAGTGCTTGAGACGATGGTCGGATTCTTCGAGGCCAATCTTCAGCGGCAATCGCATATGATGTCGCGCCAGCGGGCGCTGGCTTTGTCCGCGATCTGCGTCGGGGCCATGGTGCTGGCCCGCACGATCGACGACGAAGCTCTGAAGGATGAGATTTGCGAGGCGGCACGCGCCTTTGCCAACAGCGCCATTGCTGAGGAACGATAGGAGTGCAGGGCTTTCAGTGATTGGTCACGGGCAACGTTCCATTATATCAATTCTGCAAAAAATCACCGATTGCCGCCACGGCGCGGTGCCATGCTGTTTCCTGTGGGAGAACCAGGTGATTGGCGCTGTCCAGCGGCACGACGGTGGCGTCCGGTATCTTTGCCGCCATTTGCCGGGCTTCCGATATTGGGGCCACCTCTTCCCGTTCCGAATGCAATATTAATGTGGGCGCCTTTACCAAAGCGAGCCTGTCGGAGACGTCGATGTCGTCAATGGTGTCACGCAGACGTATTGCATTTTCAGGTGTTGTCGCGATCCTCTGCAGCTCCGTCCACCAACGGATCTGTTCCTCATTGGCCTCGGGAAGGTAGAGGGCGGAAAACATTTGACGGAAGGTGGAAGAGTCCTTCCCCCATCCGTATCGCATGAGAGTCCTGAAGGCCTGTGCTTTCTCTTCATCCTGTTTGTTTCCGCGACGTTTTCGTCCGCGCGCATAGCCGCCCCACAGCAAGAGGTGGGAGACGCGCTGTGGGTATCGCGCGGCATAGTCGATGGCCAATGCGGCGCCTTGGGAGATGCCGAGAAGCGCGAACTTTTCCAGCCCGGATGCGTCAATCGCAGTCTCAAGATCGCTTGCCAGCGCTTCAAAGGAGAAGTCATCGGGGTGTTTGTCTGACAGGCCGGCACCTCTTGAATCGTAGCGGAGCAGAGTGTGTTCTTGCGTCAGCTTTTGGAAGAGATCACTGAATACGGGACTCTCCCAGTCGAATTCCAGATGATTGAGCCAGCTCATCGTCTTGACCAGTGCTGGCCCCTTGCCGGTAATGGAATAGGCAAGCTGGACCCCGTCCGGAGCGACGCAGTAGCGTATCAGCCGATCCTGTGATCGTCCGTTTCGCTCGAGAGGGGTCGCAGTCTGGTTTTCGCTGACTTCGACCTCAGCCACGAACCGATAGCCGTTTCTTGCAATTGTTCGAATAGAGTGTTGCCGTGTGCCACTATCGCCCATCGCCCGTCGCGCTGAACTAATGCGACTGCTGAGGGTAGCATCCGAAATGATACGGCCGCCCCAGACTGCGTTGATCAGGTCATCTTTCGTTACCAGGCGGTCGCGGTTCTCGATGAGGTGCAGAAGAAGGCGGAACACCTGGGGTTCGACCGGCTGCTGTTCTCCGCCGAGCCGCAACTCCATGCGGTCCAGATCGAGTTCGATATTCCCAATTCTATAAATCACCAGCTTGTGCCTTCAGTCCTCAGGAATATCTCAAGACAAAATCCCCGAAACCTGCAAGCAAAGCAATCCCCTTGCTCCTAGGCTTCACGCGATGCGGGGATGTTCAGTCCGCGCAGATCAAGGGAGTCAGCGATGTTCGAGATTGTCGAATTTCGGTCCGGTCAGGCGCTGCTGCGCGGGCGGATGTATTGCCATAGTCGAAATCACACACCCTGCGTTGTCATGACCCACGGGACATCCGCCACGATCAGTATGGTGGCGGATGCCTATGCAGAAGCGATCCATTTCGCGGGGTTTGATGTTCTTCTCTTTGACCACGCCAACTTCGGGATCAGTGGAGGAGAACCAAGGCAGGAGATCAATCCCTGGATACAGGCACGCGGGTATCGCGATGCTGTCCGGCATTTGCGATTGCAACCCGGTTGCGGCGACATTGCCCTTTGGGGTGACAGCTATTCAGCCATGGTCGCACTGGTGGCCGGGTCGATGATTCCGGATGTGAGGGCAATTGTGGCCCAGATCCCGGCATGCGGGATCGAGCTTCCGGGTATCGAGCCCAACAAGGCGCGGTTTCTCGAAATGCAGGCAATCTTTGAAAGCGGTGATGTGGGCGGAGGACCGGAGCATGTGCAAGGCCCGTTGCCGGTTGTGTCTGCCGACCAGATCAATGCGCCTTCAATCCTGGCGCCCATTCAGGCGTTCCGGTGGTTCTTGCACTTTGGAGGGCGCTACGGAACAGGCTGGGAGAACAGGGTGACACGCGTCACACCGCCGACAGCCGTGCCGTTCAGCCCGTATCTCGCCGCTCCGTTCGTGACCGCCCGTGTCTTGATGATGGTTGGCAGGAACGATGAGATGGTGCATTGCAACCCGCAGGTTCAGCGAGCGGTCTACGAGAAAATCGAGGCCCAAAAGGAATTCTGTGAAGTGGACGGCGGGCATTTCGGTCTACTCTGGCATCCGGGTCAAATATTTGACAAAGCGGTTGCGCGGCAGATCGACTTCCTGAAAAGCAGTTTGGACGACGGTTAGCGGTTGTCATAGGGTGGGCAAGAACTTATCTCGCTGGAAAGCCCGCTCAAAAAAGAGTTTTGCCGATGCCTCTCCCCGAACTTCTCGATCATTTGAAGAAAACCGCCGCGCTCAGCCAGGTTGCCGGTCTCATCTCCTGGGACCAGGAGGCCATGATGCCGAAGGCGGGCGCCGCGCAGCGCGCTGAGCAGGCCGGCGCACTGGCCTCGGTCATTCATGCTCGCAATGCCGACCCGCGCATCGGCGAATGGGTTCACGGTATTGATCAAAGCCAACTCTCGGATTTCGACCGGCGCAATGTCAACGAAGCAAAGCGCAGCTATGACCGGGCGACAAAAATCCCGCCACGGCTGGCGGAGGAAAGCGCAAGGGCAAGCTCCGAAGGCCAAAGAATATGGGCGCAGGCCCGGGCAGAAAAGAAGTTTGCCGGCTTTGTACCGGCGCTGAAGCGTAATATCGCGCTGAAGCGTGAGGCGGCGGCATGCCTCGCTGAGGACGGCGCGGACCTCTACGATTGCCTGCTCGATGAATATGAGCCGGGTGCGAAGTCAGCGGATCTCTTCCCGCTGCTTGAAAGCTTGCGCCCACCCCTGGTCGCGTTGCGCGAAAAGATAGCCGGCAAAGCAAAGCCGACGCCCCTCACCGGACACTTTCCCGCGGACCAGCAGCTTGCGCTGGCCAAGAGGATCGCTGCACGCATCGGGTATGATTTCGACGCCGGGCGGATCGACACCGTGGTCCACCCGTTCTGTTCGGGCAATGGCGGCGACGTGCGCATCACCACGCGGACGGACGAGGCCGATCCGCTCAACTGCCTTTATTCGACCATTCACGAGGTCGGGCATGCGCTTTATGCCCAGGGCGCGCCGGACCCTTATCTTCCGGCTGCAGATTATTGCTCCATGGGTGTGCATGAGAGCCAGTCGCGCTTCTGGGAAAACCAGATCGCCCGGTCGCGGCTCTTTGCCGACTGGCTCTTCCCGGCGATGAAGGAAGCCTTCAGCGATATGAACCTCGATGGGCCGGATGCGCTTTTTGCCGCCGTCAACCGTGTAGAAACAGGCTTTATTCGCACCGAGGCTGACGAGGTGCACTATAACCTTCATATCCTTTTGCGCTTTGAACTGGAGCGCGAGCTGATTGCGGGCGGGTTGGAGGCGCAAGACCTTGAAGAGGCCTGGAACCAGCGCTTCGAGCGCGATTTCGGCATTGCGGTTCCCGATGCCAGCCTTGGTGTTCTGCAGGATGTGCACTGGTCGCTCGGCCTGTTCGGCTATTTCCCCACCTACAGTCTCGGCAATATCTACGCCGCGTGCCTCGACCGGGCGATGTTGAAGGACCTGCCGGGGCGCGACGACATGGTGCGCATGGCCGAGACGCAGCCGATCCTCGACTGGATGCGCGAGAAGATCCATATCCGCGGCCGGGTTCTTTCCGCGCCGGCGCTGATCGAGGAGGCGACCGGTGAAAAACCGACGGCCGCACCGCTTGTCTCCTATCTGGAGGCCAAATTCGGCGCTCTTTATGACATCTGAGCTTTTGTATTTCACCGTAGCCAATTGTGAGATCGTCGGCATACCCGCGCCATAAGAGACAACTAAACGGCATTGTGCAGCAATCCGAAGCCGGGCGACGATGGAGGAATGATCATGAAGAAGGCTGTTGTCGCCCTTTTGGCGTGTTTTGCCCTTTGGAGCACGCTTCTCGGTGCCGCCCATGCACAGGCTCAATACAAGCCGGAACTTGTCGGGCTCTGGAAGGGAAATCTGGAACACGGAGCGCGCGTTCTCCCGTCCGATCCGACCCCGACCTACTACAATGCCATTGATCCGCCGCCTGAAATTACCATGACGATCATAGGACAGGACGATCGGTCATTTCACGGACTCATGGGCAATCAGGAGGAGCGGAACTATGTTGTCGGCGTGGTGCGTGCCGACGGCAAATCGCTGTTGATGTCGGACGATGGCGGATACAAGAGCGCGACCATGCTGACGCCGACCCGAATGGAATACTGTGTTCAGGTTGCTTCGGGCGATCACATGGTCGCGGCCTGCGGCATTCTGGAAAAGCAGGTCAATAACGAGTAGGCGGCTTGGGCAGTGCGTCTTTTAGCCAGCGCTTGAAGGCAGCGACGCCCGCATTCGCCGACGGGTGTTCGGCTTCGACAATCCAGTAGGCGAAATCCGTCGGATAGCGGTCGGGGAAGGGCGTGACAAGCTGTCCGGCTTCCAATGCGTCCGTCACCGCCGGTTCCCACGCCAGGAATATGCCAAGCCCGGCGATCGCGGCATCAATACAAAGCGATGCGTTTGTGAAAACCGGTCCGTCACCAAGAACACCCGTCGACAGGCCGTTCGGGCCGAGCCACGCGTCCCATTCAAACATGCCGTCCGGGTCGGTGATGATCGGATAGTCGGCGAGATCAGCCGGGTGGGTGAGGTTTTTTGCGAGACCGGGGCTGCAGACCGGGAAAACACACTGGTCGATCAGTTTTTCCAGCCGTACGCCGCTCCATTCGCCTCGCCCCACCCGGATGCACAGATCGACATCCGAGCGGTTGGGATCAATCAGCGTCACCGATGCGTCGAGGCGTACCCGGATATGACTGTTCTGCCGGTGAAAGCCGCTCAATCGCTTGACGAGCCATTTTTCCGCCAGGACCGGCGGAATGGATACGGTCAGGGTGTCATTGCGATCCGTATCCGCCAGATCGACGGCGGCAGAAAGCTCCGTCATGGCAACGGTCAGGCGGCGGACAATCTCTTCTCCAAGCGGTGTCTTGCGCAGGCCGCCCGGGCGCCGTTCGAACAAAGTGCGCCCGAGCTGCCGCTCGGTCTTTTGCAGTTGCTGACTGACGGCGCCAATGGTCACACCAAGCTCCGAAGCGGCTTCCTTCAGGCTGCCCAGACGACCGACGGCTTCGACGGCCCTGAGACCGGAAAGATGAACCTTGTTGAGGTTTTTCATTTAGTTTT
This portion of the Hoeflea prorocentri genome encodes:
- a CDS encoding glutathione S-transferase family protein, whose protein sequence is MAEIEEATGYFLQFAAVLDNHLKDRDQIAGDGLTIADFGVATFMPLADQAELPLDDFAEIRRWSDKMMELDAWCDPWPESYSTLS
- a CDS encoding alpha/beta fold hydrolase, which codes for MIYRIGNIELDLDRMELRLGGEQQPVEPQVFRLLLHLIENRDRLVTKDDLINAVWGGRIISDATLSSRISSARRAMGDSGTRQHSIRTIARNGYRFVAEVEVSENQTATPLERNGRSQDRLIRYCVAPDGVQLAYSITGKGPALVKTMSWLNHLEFDWESPVFSDLFQKLTQEHTLLRYDSRGAGLSDKHPDDFSFEALASDLETAIDASGLEKFALLGISQGAALAIDYAARYPQRVSHLLLWGGYARGRKRRGNKQDEEKAQAFRTLMRYGWGKDSSTFRQMFSALYLPEANEEQIRWWTELQRIATTPENAIRLRDTIDDIDVSDRLALVKAPTLILHSEREEVAPISEARQMAAKIPDATVVPLDSANHLVLPQETAWHRAVAAIGDFLQN
- a CDS encoding alpha/beta hydrolase; translated protein: MFEIVEFRSGQALLRGRMYCHSRNHTPCVVMTHGTSATISMVADAYAEAIHFAGFDVLLFDHANFGISGGEPRQEINPWIQARGYRDAVRHLRLQPGCGDIALWGDSYSAMVALVAGSMIPDVRAIVAQIPACGIELPGIEPNKARFLEMQAIFESGDVGGGPEHVQGPLPVVSADQINAPSILAPIQAFRWFLHFGGRYGTGWENRVTRVTPPTAVPFSPYLAAPFVTARVLMMVGRNDEMVHCNPQVQRAVYEKIEAQKEFCEVDGGHFGLLWHPGQIFDKAVARQIDFLKSSLDDG
- a CDS encoding carboxypeptidase M32, which codes for MPLPELLDHLKKTAALSQVAGLISWDQEAMMPKAGAAQRAEQAGALASVIHARNADPRIGEWVHGIDQSQLSDFDRRNVNEAKRSYDRATKIPPRLAEESARASSEGQRIWAQARAEKKFAGFVPALKRNIALKREAAACLAEDGADLYDCLLDEYEPGAKSADLFPLLESLRPPLVALREKIAGKAKPTPLTGHFPADQQLALAKRIAARIGYDFDAGRIDTVVHPFCSGNGGDVRITTRTDEADPLNCLYSTIHEVGHALYAQGAPDPYLPAADYCSMGVHESQSRFWENQIARSRLFADWLFPAMKEAFSDMNLDGPDALFAAVNRVETGFIRTEADEVHYNLHILLRFELERELIAGGLEAQDLEEAWNQRFERDFGIAVPDASLGVLQDVHWSLGLFGYFPTYSLGNIYAACLDRAMLKDLPGRDDMVRMAETQPILDWMREKIHIRGRVLSAPALIEEATGEKPTAAPLVSYLEAKFGALYDI
- a CDS encoding LysR substrate-binding domain-containing protein translates to MKNLNKVHLSGLRAVEAVGRLGSLKEAASELGVTIGAVSQQLQKTERQLGRTLFERRPGGLRKTPLGEEIVRRLTVAMTELSAAVDLADTDRNDTLTVSIPPVLAEKWLVKRLSGFHRQNSHIRVRLDASVTLIDPNRSDVDLCIRVGRGEWSGVRLEKLIDQCVFPVCSPGLAKNLTHPADLADYPIITDPDGMFEWDAWLGPNGLSTGVLGDGPVFTNASLCIDAAIAGLGIFLAWEPAVTDALEAGQLVTPFPDRYPTDFAYWIVEAEHPSANAGVAAFKRWLKDALPKPPTRY